A region of Beijerinckia sp. 28-YEA-48 DNA encodes the following proteins:
- the coaBC gene encoding bifunctional phosphopantothenoylcysteine decarboxylase/phosphopantothenate--cysteine ligase CoaBC — MLTGKRILLVIGGGIAAYKALDLIRRLRERGATVRAVLTPAASHFVTPLSVAALSGEKVSEDLFSLTDEAEMGHIELSRDADLLAVVPATADLIAKMANGLANDLASTLLLATDKKTIVAPAMNLRMWLHPATQRNVQRLREDGVAFVGPVDGAMACGEFGPGRMSEPLEIVAGIEEMLKQSTVIALPSGETSNALRGKHVVITSGPTHEPIDPVRYIANRSSGRQGHAIAAAAAAAGAKVTLISGPVSIPDPAGVHTVHVETAEQMLQATRQALPADLFIAAAAVADWRVATANDNKIKKGKEAPTLTFAENPDILATVAALTKGRPQLVVGFAAETEKVEDYARQKLARKKCDMIIANDVSPGTGVMGGDENTVHIVTTTGIETWPKMKKDEVAVKLVALLAQRLEARS; from the coding sequence ATGCTGACAGGCAAGCGGATTCTCCTGGTGATCGGTGGCGGCATCGCCGCCTATAAGGCGCTTGACCTGATCCGGCGCCTGCGTGAGCGCGGCGCCACGGTGCGCGCCGTGCTGACGCCAGCGGCCAGCCATTTCGTCACGCCGCTCTCGGTGGCCGCGCTCTCGGGCGAGAAGGTCAGCGAAGATCTGTTCTCGCTGACCGACGAAGCCGAGATGGGCCATATCGAACTGTCGCGCGACGCTGATCTTTTGGCTGTGGTGCCGGCCACCGCCGACCTCATCGCCAAGATGGCCAATGGTTTGGCGAACGATCTCGCCTCGACCTTGCTGCTCGCCACCGACAAGAAGACGATCGTCGCGCCGGCGATGAACCTGCGCATGTGGCTGCATCCGGCAACCCAGCGCAATGTGCAGCGGCTGCGCGAGGACGGCGTTGCCTTTGTCGGCCCGGTCGATGGCGCCATGGCCTGCGGCGAGTTTGGACCGGGACGGATGAGCGAGCCGCTGGAGATTGTCGCTGGCATCGAAGAGATGCTCAAGCAGTCGACCGTCATTGCGCTGCCAAGCGGCGAAACCTCGAACGCACTGCGCGGCAAGCATGTGGTGATTACTTCCGGCCCAACCCATGAGCCGATCGATCCGGTGCGCTACATCGCCAATCGCTCGTCGGGACGGCAAGGCCATGCGATCGCCGCAGCCGCAGCCGCGGCCGGCGCCAAAGTGACTTTGATCAGCGGCCCGGTTTCAATCCCCGATCCGGCTGGCGTGCACACCGTGCATGTGGAGACCGCCGAGCAAATGTTGCAGGCGACGCGCCAGGCGCTGCCCGCCGATCTGTTCATCGCCGCAGCCGCCGTCGCCGATTGGCGCGTGGCCACGGCGAACGACAACAAGATCAAGAAGGGCAAAGAGGCGCCGACGCTCACCTTCGCCGAAAACCCGGATATCCTGGCCACAGTCGCGGCGCTGACGAAAGGGCGGCCACAGCTCGTGGTTGGCTTTGCAGCGGAAACCGAAAAGGTCGAGGACTATGCGCGCCAGAAGCTGGCACGTAAGAAATGCGACATGATCATCGCCAACGACGTCAGCCCGGGAACCGGGGTGATGGGTGGCGATGAAAATACAGTTCACATCGTCACGACGACCGGCATAGAAACATGGCCGAAAATGAAGAAGGACGAAGTTGCAGTGAAACTCGTTGCCCTGCTGGCCCAACGCCTTGAGGCCCGCTCATGA
- the dut gene encoding dUTP diphosphatase, translated as MNTIRVPVIRLPHSGGLDLPRYQSTGAAGLDLVAAIPADDQVSIAPGQRRLVPTGLAIALPDGYEAQVRPRSGLALKNGVTVLNAPGTVDSDYRGEIGVILINLGDVPFVIARGDRIAQMVVAPVSQLEFEETSALATSERGAGGFGSTGGRDGAK; from the coding sequence ATGAACACCATTCGCGTTCCCGTCATCCGCCTGCCGCATAGCGGGGGGCTCGACTTGCCGCGTTATCAAAGCACTGGCGCGGCCGGACTGGATCTTGTCGCCGCCATTCCCGCCGATGATCAGGTCTCGATCGCGCCTGGCCAACGCCGCCTCGTGCCGACAGGCCTGGCGATCGCTTTGCCCGATGGCTACGAGGCGCAGGTTCGCCCCCGCTCCGGCCTCGCCCTTAAAAATGGCGTGACGGTCCTGAATGCTCCGGGTACGGTCGACAGCGATTACCGGGGGGAAATCGGAGTGATCCTGATCAATCTGGGCGATGTGCCCTTCGTTATTGCTCGCGGCGATCGCATCGCGCAGATGGTGGTCGCACCCGTCAGCCAGCTTGAGTTCGAAGAGACATCGGCGCTGGCAACATCGGAGCGTGGCGCCGGTGGCTTCGGGTCGACAGGCGGGCGGGATGGCGCCAAATGA
- a CDS encoding Rrf2 family transcriptional regulator, with translation MILLSRRAVLAIAAVVDIALHARPSPVAAKTLAGRHQLPPRHLETLLQALVHANILKGVRGPRGGYELARERRRISVGEIVRAAMSETFDDQSEDRTASPLVDKVIVPLIADASKELLAILDRSTVEDLCRQAETASAVSDAKATIDFTI, from the coding sequence ATGATCCTGTTATCGCGTCGGGCTGTTCTGGCCATAGCGGCCGTCGTCGATATCGCGCTGCATGCGCGCCCGTCGCCCGTGGCAGCCAAGACGCTCGCAGGCCGGCATCAGCTGCCGCCCCGGCATCTTGAAACACTGCTGCAAGCCCTGGTCCATGCTAATATCCTCAAAGGCGTGCGGGGACCGCGCGGTGGCTATGAACTGGCCCGCGAGCGGCGGCGCATTTCGGTCGGCGAAATCGTCCGGGCGGCTATGTCCGAGACCTTCGACGACCAGAGCGAAGATCGCACCGCCTCGCCGCTGGTCGATAAAGTCATCGTTCCGCTGATCGCCGACGCCAGCAAGGAGCTCCTGGCCATTCTGGACCGGTCGACAGTGGAAGATCTTTGCCGGCAGGCCGAGACCGCATCGGCGGTCAGCGATGCCAAAGCGACGATTGATTTTACGATCTAG
- the cysK gene encoding cysteine synthase A, which translates to MADAKQDQGTKVPGRGRIYDSITQTIGDTPIVRLNRIAAEAGVKANILAKLEFFNPISSVKDRIGVAMIDALEAAGKIQPGKTTLVEPTSGNTGIALAFVAAARGYKLMLVMPESMSIERRKMLALLGAELVLTPAAQGMKGAIAKANEIVAATPGAVIPQQFENPANPEIHRKTTAEEIWNDTKGTVDVIISGIGTGGTITGVGQVLKPRKPGLKIVAVEPEDSPVLSGGQPGPHKIQGIGAGFVPAILDRTVIDEVVTVGNQTAFDTSRKLARLEGVPVGISAGAAVAAALEVGARPGMEGKNIVVILPDFAERYLSTALFDGL; encoded by the coding sequence ATGGCCGATGCAAAGCAGGATCAAGGGACCAAGGTGCCCGGCCGCGGCCGGATCTATGATTCCATCACCCAGACCATCGGCGACACGCCGATCGTCCGCCTCAACCGCATCGCCGCCGAGGCTGGGGTGAAGGCCAATATCCTGGCCAAGCTTGAGTTCTTCAACCCGATCTCGAGCGTCAAGGACCGGATCGGCGTCGCCATGATCGATGCCCTGGAAGCGGCCGGCAAGATCCAGCCTGGCAAGACCACCCTGGTCGAGCCGACGTCTGGCAATACCGGTATCGCGCTCGCCTTCGTGGCGGCGGCGCGCGGCTACAAACTGATGCTGGTGATGCCGGAATCGATGTCGATCGAACGGCGCAAAATGCTGGCCCTGCTCGGCGCCGAACTGGTGCTGACGCCTGCGGCGCAAGGCATGAAAGGCGCGATTGCCAAGGCTAACGAGATCGTCGCCGCAACGCCGGGCGCTGTCATTCCGCAGCAGTTCGAGAACCCGGCCAATCCGGAAATCCACCGCAAAACCACCGCCGAGGAGATCTGGAACGACACCAAAGGCACGGTCGACGTGATCATTTCGGGAATCGGCACCGGCGGCACGATCACGGGCGTCGGCCAGGTCCTGAAGCCACGTAAGCCTGGCCTTAAGATTGTTGCCGTCGAACCGGAGGATTCCCCAGTGCTCTCAGGCGGCCAGCCCGGCCCGCATAAGATTCAGGGCATTGGCGCCGGTTTCGTCCCTGCGATCCTGGACCGCACCGTGATTGACGAAGTGGTGACGGTGGGCAACCAGACCGCCTTCGACACATCGCGAAAACTGGCCCGGCTGGAAGGGGTTCCGGTCGGTATTTCGGCGGGGGCCGCCGTGGCCGCCGCCCTGGAAGTGGGCGCCCGGCCCGGGATGGAAGGTAAAAATATCGTTGTCATCCTTCCCGATTTCGCCGAACGCTACCTTTCGACGGCCTTGTTCGACGGACTCTGA